A region of the Ktedonobacteraceae bacterium genome:
GCGAGTTGGTGAGCGGGGAGGTCTTCGAGGATGACCTGATCGACATCGAGCAGACACCGGCCTCGCACGCCTCGCACTTTGAACGCTACCGCAAGTTGATTGATTCCTTTGACGAAGATCGCGAATCGCCCTTTGAGAAGCTGGTGCGCTGGCTTTTTCTCCTGCTGGCGTATACGCTGCCGTTGCTGGTGGCGTATGCGATGGGCAAAGAGATCGGCGATGCCTACGGGGGGCGCTTCGACTGGAATAGCGGCTGGTCGCTGGGCACACACACGGTGGCGCTGGCAGGGGAGTTTGCGCTAGCGATGATGACGCTCTCGGCGGCGACGGCGCTGCGGCGCATGGCCTCTGATGCCAGTTCTGCGCCCAAGTTCTTTGGCTCGCTGGTGTGCTTCCTGCTCTTCTCGCTGGCGTCCGGCCTGGCGCAATGGTTCATTGCCTCGGCGCACATTGTGCCGCGTGACACCAGTGGCATTGCGGCGCTGGTCTTCCGCGTGGCGATGGTGCCGGCGGTCGATATCGCGTCCTTGTTGTTCCTGGCGGTCATGCAGTTCAAGTCGCTCAAGAAGTTCGTGGCTGATCAACGCGTGCGCGCCCAGGCGATACGTGAGATTAACGAGGCGGAACTGGACATCCAGCGCGCCCAATCGGCGGCGGCCCGGCGCGAAACGGAAGAGCGGCAAGACCTGGCGATGAAAGAGCAGCGCAACCAGGTGTGGCTCGAGCTCGACCGGTTGCACGCCCAAACCATGATTGCCGATGCCAAACGTCGCGCCCTGCCCGCAGCTGGTGGCTCGCCGGAAGAGACGCAAAGTGAGGTCAAAATTCGGCGCATTGAGCGCGCTGGCTCCTAGCTCTTTGTGCGCCACGCGCCACGCGCCAGGCTCATGGCTTGCTATGTGCGTGAGGTATGCTGGCTGGTCGAGATGCAGGAAGGAGTGGTGTCGATGATCGAGCGTTCGGTGCTGCTGGCCTTCGCCCGGCGCTTCATCGGGCGGCGCGATGATTACGCCGTGCAACAGCAGAGCGGGCGCTACCGGCGGGTCGGTGCTGCGCTGACGGCGACGGCGCTGGCGCGTCACCTGGCCGGCCAGGACACGCTGGGCACCTATGTGATCGATGAGGCGGGCCGCTGTCGCTTCGCCGTCTATGATGCCGATACGCCAGATGGCTTGGCGCTGCTGGCAACGGTGCAGGCTCGCCTGGCGTCGGATGGTATCCCGTCGTTCCTGGAAGCATCGCGACGGGGCGGACACCTGTGGGTGCTGTTCGCGCCGCCGCTCTCTGCGCTCTCGGTGCGGCGCTGGCTGCTGCCGTACTGCCCGCCTGGGGTCGAATTCTACCCCAAACAAGAGGCGGTGGCAGCGGGCTACGGGTCGCTCATCCGGGTGCCGTTGGGCATCCACCAGAGGAGCGGACGGCGCTATCCCTTTGTCTGGTGGCAAGGGGAAAGGGTGGTGCTGGTGGCCGCTTCGACCTCGGCGCAACTGGCCTGGTGCTGTTCGCTGGAGCCGATAGTCCCCCCGGATGAGGACGCGCTGCTCTCGCCTCAGAGCGCTCCGGGTGTGGCTCCTGCGACCGCATCGATAACAAAAAAAGGTGCCACTGCTGCCACTCCCTCGCAGTTCACTTCGATTGCCGCCTGGTGCGCGGCGCAAGACCCGTTCTCCCTCATTGGCCGCTATGTACGTCTGGACGAGCGCGGCATGGGGCATTGTCCCTTTGGAGAACATCACAGCGATGGGGTCGATCAGCATCCCTCGTTGCGGGTCTACCGGCCCAGCGTGCTCGGTGGCTGTTGTTGGCACTGCTACACCTGGGGGCGTGGTGGCAACGTCTTTAACTTTGTAGCGCGCTATCATCGCCTGGACGCCAAGACCCTGTGGGCACGCATCCGGGCCGGTGGCTCATTCTGATGACAAAGCATGGCTCTCAGCTCCACTCGCAACGTGACCGAGAGCCATGAGCAGGAAGGTCCCGCTGTGGAAAGTATACCACGGCTGGGCGCTTCCTGCGGAAAGGAAGGTCCCTATGAAAACACGTCATTCCTTTAGTAGCATCGTCTTGTTGCTGACCGCGCTCATCTGTCTGCTGTTGGCCCTACTGCTGTACGGGGGCAAACGGTTCTCCTCGCTCTCTGGGCAAAGTCCGCTCAACAGTTTTGTGCAGGTCCAGGGGTCCTATGCAGTCGATGGCCCTCCCACGCTGTCGGTCGGCTTCCTCAACCGTGTGCTCTCGGCCTCTCACTCCCCGGCGGCAGGGCTGGGACAGGCGCTCTACGATGGGGGCGTGCGCTACGGGATTGACCCGGCCTATGCGCTGGCCTTCTTCCAGCATGAATCGAACTTTGGCAGAACCGGGTGGGCCGCCGTGAACCGGAGCCTGGGCAATATTCGCTGTTCGGCGGGTTACGCCTGCCAGGGTGGCTATCGCTCCTATACGAGTTGGCAAGCCGGGTTTCTCGACTGGTATCACCTCATCCGTACCTTGTATATCGACCAATGGCACCTGACGACGGTGGCGCAAATCATCCCGGTGTATGCCCCGGCCAGCGATGGCAACAATGTGGCCGCCTATATTCAAGCCGTTGAGCAGGCAGTGCAACGCTGGCGAGCAGGGCAGGTGGTCTGATGGAGCCGCTACAGGCAGCCAGTAGCAGGATACTGCATTTTCCCTTGGAAGGCGCGCTCCCACCGGGGCATGTGCTGGCGGTGGCCTACCCGCTGGGACTGGTGGCGCATCTGGGGTGTGAAGAGGGTCTGCCGTGCCTGCTGGGAGCAGCCCTCTTCACGCCGACCGAACTGCTGGTGCTGGACCCCGTGGTGGAGTCTTACCCGCACTATTGCCCCTACGAGGTGCTGCTGGCCCGTTTGGCGGGTGGCTCCTCCTCTGATGAGCAAGCGGTGGCACGTGCCAGGCAGCAGCTGTATGAGGCCTATGACGAGGGCCGCGGCGAGGTGCTGCTGCGCCCGCTGCGTAATGTGCTCTCGCGGGTCCGGCTCAAGCTGCATGTGCTGGGCCTGGATGTAGTGGCGATGGTGGAAACGGGCTACCTGCTGCGGGCGGTCAAAGCGAGAACGGGGTCGTCATCAGGTGCCGGGTGTCGCAAGTAAAGCACACCCGGCAAACTACATTTCTCTTTGGTTGGTTGAGTGTTTTTGGTGAAGGTTCTTCGATTTCACTGGTTGAAGCTTGCTTGTTTAGCGTACCGATTGATACACAGAAAGGAAGATGAGCGATGGCTGATTTTCGCCTCCATTTGACCGAAGAACAGTACAACGAATTAGCACAGTTCTGGCATGAGTACATGGTACTTGGCCCGCCTCATCGTGACATGGGGCTTGATCGGACTGGGATTGCTATGAACTTTAGCCAATGGATTGATGTCGATGAGGACGAGCCACGCTATGGCTTGCCAGAGATCATAGCATTCTTTGACGAGAAAGCACGACGCGAAGGAACAGCGGTTACAAATGAATAGTTGAGTCAACCAGTGAAAACGGAGAACCTTGGTGAAAAGGAGGGCACGATGAGCGAGCAAGAGGTCTTCAAGCGGTTGCAACGGATAGCCAGCGAGTTCGGCTATCGGGTGACCATCTACGCGGATTACGTGAATGTGATGCGGGACAGTCGCATCCAGGACGGGAAAAGCTGGGCGAATTTTACCCGTTCGCAGCATGGCTATGAACGGGCGATTGCCTGGTTACAAGCCAAAGCCCAGCGAGGTGAGCTATGAACGAGGAAGCACCCATGGTGCAAGCGATGCATGTGCTTGGCCGTGGCCTGGATACGCTGATTGTCAACGTGTATCCGACCGATCACGAGGGCGAGACGGTCAAGGAACGCTTGCCAGAAGCCTTGGAACAGGAATTGACGCGCTACAAGGAACGGGCGCAAGCCGAAGATGAGGAGGTACCGACCCGCTGGGTCTTTGAGGGGGAAACCCTGTTTATGAAAGACAAGGGCGGGTCGCATTTCAAGTGGATACTGACCTGTCATCAATTCAGCGTGGCGGTGAGTCGAGGCATCAAGATAGCCTTGTGGGGACAGGTGCGCTTCTCCTCGGAATACCTGTGGAAGTGGAATAGTCATCCAGCGAAAGGCATCTCGGACGTGTTGCTGTTCCTGACCAACATCTTCGGGGCCAATATCGCCTTTCAAGCCAGTGAAGTGCATCTCGCGCTGGATTTCACGGGATGGGATATCGGTGCCTGCCAGGTCAAAGAGCACTTCATCCATCGAGCAGTGCAGACGGCTCCTGTGCCTCAGACGGTTGATGCCACGGTGATCGCTGGCCCTGAGCAGGTCATTGAACGCTGGAACCGCGTGACGGGTTTGCCCTTTGGCAAACACACGTCGGCGGTCTCCTGCCTGATCTATGACAAGACACATGAAATCAAGTACCACAGCAAAGAAAAAGGCTGGTTTCATGAGCTGTGGCTTGCGCAAAAGCAGGCGGATGGGTCACCTGCCTGGGATGGGGAAGCGCCGGTGTGGCGGGTCGAGTTTCGTTTCAAGCGTTCGGCTTTAGGGGAGTTCGACCTGGAAAATGTGTACGAGGTGCTTGAGCATGTGCCTGATCTATGGGCCTATGCTGCCGGGCATGTCGGCGGTGCAGATGGCTTGCCGGATGGGTGGTTGCGCTATGTGATGTCATCTGAGGATACTAACCGCTCGCGTTGGCCGGTGCATCCCTGCTGGGAGGTGATACAAGGCGCGTTCTTGCCTTCCGCTCCTGTGCCTGCGTCGGTTGATATGCAGCCATTCCAGCGCAAGTGCAAGCGCACAGTCAACATGATGCGGGCGTTTGCGGCGGTGGCTGGCTATAGCTCCACGGTGGAAGCCTGGCGGCGTGGCTATGCCGATGAGAGGAAGCACGAAGAACCGGAGATCGAGCCAGACATCTCTGACACCTTCCATTTCCTCTACGAGAATGTGCAGGCCTATATCGAGGATACCGGGCGTGATTTCACGCACCTGGTCAAGAAAAAGCGCGTGCTGTATCGATTAGCAGCGGCATCGGCGGCGTAAACTCGGCGTTGAAACGCTGACTTTTAGGAGTGGAGAACATGCAAGAGACAGTACAACCCTTGCTTATTACTATTGAGGAAGCAATGAGACTTCTACGCATTGGGCGTACTAAGCTGTACAGATTGATTAACCAAGAGGGCTTGCCGGTGCATCGCTTTGGGCGTCGGGTGCTGATTGATCCCAATGAGTTGAGGCCCTGGTTAGCACAGCGTAGACAGCAAGCAAGCTAGTTGATTTTGTTAGCTAGCTGTTTTTAACATCTGTAGAATTGAACCGCTTATCTTTTATCGGATAAGCGGTTTTATTTGCCTAAAGGAGCTTATCGGTATGGCAAAAAGAGGCAATGGCGCGGGTTCTGTCTATCGGCGTAAATCAGATGGCAAATGGGTAGGCAGCATTACCCTCGAGAATAGCAAGCGCAAGGTGTTTTATGGTAAGACGCAAAAAGAGGTACAGGATAAAGTAAACGAGGCTCTCTACCAGCAACAAAAGGGAACGCTCGTAACTGCCCCTAATGAGCCTCTAGAAGATTACTTGAGACGCTGGCTAGAGGACGTGTGTATGCCTCCTAATTTGCGGGTGAGTACATACGTGAAGTATAAGAAAACCATTGAAACGTATATAATCCCTGCTCTTGGTAAAGTTCCGTTGCAGAAACTTGAGCCGCTCCATGTGAAGCGACTTTGCAATAATCAACAGAAACGGGGCCTTTCACCCAAGATGGTCGGTGAGATACACGGTTTGCTGCATAAGGCGTTAGACGATGCTGTAAAGTGGGGATTGCTTGCGCGTAACGTTTGCGATTTGGTAGATCGTCCACGTGTCGAGAAAAAAGAGATACCTGTTTTAGATAAAAATCAGGCGCTTGCTCTATTAGAGTCGGTGAAGCAACATCGATTAGGCGTGCTGCTCCTGGTCGTTCTGACGACGGGTATGAGGCGAGGTGAACTGCTGGCGTTACGATGGGCGGATGTGAACCTGGAAAAGGGGGCACTATTCGTGAATAAGACAGTCGATTATATCCCTCACTATGGATATGTTGAGAATGGGCCAAAGTCAAAATCAGGGCGGCGTACAATCAAGATCGCTGCGTTTGTTGTTGAGATACTCAAAGCACATCGAGAGAAACAGCAGGTCTTGAAAGCGAAGGCAGGGTTGAGGTGGGTTGAGAAAGACTTGGTGTTCTGCGGGTTGACTGGCGATTATTTCAATCCGAACTACCTGTTGAGGTTGTTTAAAGAGGTGCTAGTTGAGGCTGGTTTACCTCATATGCGTTTCCACGATTTGAGGCATAGTGCAGCAACCATCCTGTTAGCTATGGGCATTCATCCCAAAGTGGTACAGGAACTTCTGGGGCATAGCTCGTTTCTGATTACGATGAACCTCTACGGCCACGTGTTCCCGTCGATGCTGGATGAGGTCGTAGAGAAGTGGAACAGAGAGTTTAATGCGGAGTAGAAAAAGGCGGTTGTTAGACGGTTGCTACACAGTTGCTACATTTGGAGATATCGGAACAAAAGGGGGCTAAATAAAATGAGGCTATAGGCGCTTCTATAGCCTCATGAGTGGTGGAGATGGGGGAGAGTCGAACTCCCCGTCCAAACGGACCCATCGAAGAATGTACTACAGGTTTAGTCAGTGTTTTTGCTTTGCGCTTCGGACTCCCACCGACCGGATTCCTCAGCGCTGGCCCTCTGGTCTTAGATGACGATTAGAAGGCGGTCCTCGTCATAGCGTCCCGCGTGTGTGACGCCCTGATCTGACCCCACGGGAAAAGGTCAGGAGGACGACGCTTTACTGTTTCTTAGGCAGCGAGAGCGTAAGCAGGTGCCTGTTTGGCATCTATTGTTTGTCGGTTGTTTAACGAGAGTGCATACCGACACCTCGACCTGCAATTCTCCAACCTGTTCGTCTGTCGAAACCCGACATCCCCAGGTAAAATGGAGTTGCATCAAGCTCTATCCATGCCTTGACGCACCTTTATGATACCATATATCTTATCAGATAGCAAGGGAAAATTGGCAGGTTCCGGGGCGATTGAATACCTTTCTGTATCAGTCTTTATTTGTTGTGATTCAAGCGTATTTCAGCTCCATTTCAGAGAGGCAGGTTATAGTTGCTGGAGAAAACAGGTAGGCCAATGATGGTCATCAAATATGGAGTCGTGCCATTGATGCCAGTCTTGATCAAACACCGCAGTTAGTCAATGGGATAATTTACCTCATGACGACAGCGATCTCTTATGAAACTTCTAATACGCCGAGACCGGGAAACTCGCCACAATTCATGTCTATTGGAACACTTGTGTGGCACTACCTTACACAAATCAATTTCTGATCTTTGGATCGGGCTATGAGCGGGAGGATGCAAAACTGTGTGTCCTCCCGTTTTCAATTCGCGGTAATTTTGAATGACCTGCGCGCGGCTATGAATAACAAGAGGCACGTAATCAACAGGATCAAAGCATCGCGTACCGCAATCACCCCGTAATATTTCTCGATATGCGGCAGGTCAACGTAGATGATGGGAAAATCAATTAGCGTCAGCAGGCAAACAACTCCCCAGCTAAGCAGCCAGCGCCAGTTAGCCTTGCCTACATAAGCGATCAGGGGCGTCACCCACATCAGGTATTGAGGGCTGAACACCTTGCCCATCACCATCACTACCAGCAGCGTCATCAGGCTGGCGGTAAAAATATCCAATTTTCCGCGCCATTGCAACCACCATGTGAATAGCAAACCGGCAACTAAAAGACCCGTGCTCAGCAATGATACCTTACTTGATAACGAACTGGTAAAGTTAAGCGACTGGTAGATGAAGGTGTATTGCACCGGGCGACCCGCGAAATTGCCGAGCCACAACAAGACACCGGGCAACGACTCTACCTGAATGGGCCGGTTGAGAAAATAGCTGAAAGGAACCAGCGTATTGGCAACATTCAGCACAAGCGAAATGGCCGTTAGCAGCACGCAAATTCCTACAAATAGCCCCAAAGCCGACCACCTGCGCCAGGCTGTCCATTTTTCGCTGTATTGCACCTGTTGCGCGATGAGGAATGGGATAACAAGCACTACCGGGTAAAACTTGAGCATGGTCGCAAGAGCTAGCAGCGCGAAAGCCCAGTTCCATCTTGCTTTAGCCGCCAGGATCACTGCTCCTAAAGTCAATGCGGCAGTAATCAGATCGAAACGTGTTTCCGCCAGCGCCCAGCTACCGAGCGCCAGGTAAAAGGCGAACGCGATAGCGGCTCCTGTTGAGCGATTGAATTTGATGACGAAATAAATCAGACCTGCTACGAGCGCCATTAAGATTGCGAAGACTACCTGGTACAATGAAAAGGGAGCAAGCAAGGGCAGAGAGAATGCGACCAGGGTAAGGAATGGGTATTCCGGTGGCAAGGCATGGAATGGCTGTGTGGTGGATTGCGATTTCACCAGTGTAATCAGGAAATTGGGGAAGTGCCTGGCCTGCAATTTTGCCGCGAGCGTGGCGGAT
Encoded here:
- a CDS encoding glucosaminidase domain-containing protein; this translates as MKTRHSFSSIVLLLTALICLLLALLLYGGKRFSSLSGQSPLNSFVQVQGSYAVDGPPTLSVGFLNRVLSASHSPAAGLGQALYDGGVRYGIDPAYALAFFQHESNFGRTGWAAVNRSLGNIRCSAGYACQGGYRSYTSWQAGFLDWYHLIRTLYIDQWHLTTVAQIIPVYAPASDGNNVAAYIQAVEQAVQRWRAGQVV
- a CDS encoding helix-turn-helix domain-containing protein, with protein sequence MQETVQPLLITIEEAMRLLRIGRTKLYRLINQEGLPVHRFGRRVLIDPNELRPWLAQRRQQAS
- a CDS encoding site-specific integrase — encoded protein: MAKRGNGAGSVYRRKSDGKWVGSITLENSKRKVFYGKTQKEVQDKVNEALYQQQKGTLVTAPNEPLEDYLRRWLEDVCMPPNLRVSTYVKYKKTIETYIIPALGKVPLQKLEPLHVKRLCNNQQKRGLSPKMVGEIHGLLHKALDDAVKWGLLARNVCDLVDRPRVEKKEIPVLDKNQALALLESVKQHRLGVLLLVVLTTGMRRGELLALRWADVNLEKGALFVNKTVDYIPHYGYVENGPKSKSGRRTIKIAAFVVEILKAHREKQQVLKAKAGLRWVEKDLVFCGLTGDYFNPNYLLRLFKEVLVEAGLPHMRFHDLRHSAATILLAMGIHPKVVQELLGHSSFLITMNLYGHVFPSMLDEVVEKWNREFNAE
- a CDS encoding glycosyltransferase family 87 protein, whose protein sequence is MFKINDAHARSDAEKLKQHTEQTARPMAIGNFSWKYLLDIGIVVVMGAILFWGATSQFSNHYNDATRYQCYAIAFWQGKAGIDALGLDANSKSQCAFLDNSSSATLAAKLQARHFPNFLITLVKSQSTTQPFHALPPEYPFLTLVAFSLPLLAPFSLYQVVFAILMALVAGLIYFVIKFNRSTGAAIAFAFYLALGSWALAETRFDLITAALTLGAVILAAKARWNWAFALLALATMLKFYPVVLVIPFLIAQQVQYSEKWTAWRRWSALGLFVGICVLLTAISLVLNVANTLVPFSYFLNRPIQVESLPGVLLWLGNFAGRPVQYTFIYQSLNFTSSLSSKVSLLSTGLLVAGLLFTWWLQWRGKLDIFTASLMTLLVVMVMGKVFSPQYLMWVTPLIAYVGKANWRWLLSWGVVCLLTLIDFPIIYVDLPHIEKYYGVIAVRDALILLITCLLLFIAARRSFKITAN